The proteins below are encoded in one region of Tachypleus tridentatus isolate NWPU-2018 chromosome 4, ASM421037v1, whole genome shotgun sequence:
- the LOC143249186 gene encoding uncharacterized protein LOC143249186 — MTKLQVNNSGLLLLFSGLLLLSVSTGWSKKRDTGLNFSNAKTDPSFRSSFAAASDINDTSWLKYEILYTFTSKPADAPLSGWTFDEKRFEETTRSKRFQIPVHIRTVKRPEMDAEKFIHLESKSVDLSKVLKDTKNATTNVSLIKPTNLSINPKLEIVYTSLIKIVTETLNKMIDVRTDVESVIPVDGKVLISNMSFPCHETDKFNKILLQSLIIEESIPTIKTNVTISLGLKTTTETPSRKFDIFMKIDMTEKPIKVYVISKDLELRKPSPSKSFLLGNTKVSRKPKPLSLNQVLTQLDSTMNSTLPICLEFEATLTSINPLIDKLNLMLSDSGKLLFQSKKLNNKRGNRNDDITLFRAQNSNYFPTENITNKTDVTVNQKVAKLLGVKIPLRIVKVKTSQKRTSNISAEPTTATSYEMTKETVMNTPRLKYQYTTENISFDSSSRHQMPVESKIGAQDISTEKSPAVLSVAVHPKINLRDVVLMDTSPVMTLSVARESLSTKLSPLSTDPKTTKDIVLNEFESIIDAKTIDPELTLNYFMPIKTDFNDTSLKLAEISKSVSKPQPKIIGMSSNHQSTSTIFVQKELQNTENRKILQNNGFRTAIADKLNKETGLEKQLLTKLLIPTKFKSTINSAISGKSLALTDSQTTSVNVISKASINDKVSSKIPAYVAGKILQNVYTTENVESKQPVNISELTGNKHLSQRVLSMRPTSRKRTAQWREGKYIAVSVTTSNSSYTNVTSSRDVFHYAHLNPTYKITNYTTTAVPSRNTEHRTAAVTSRSIATREITEDLGDSHVLMPSKSSPYIEDKWTTEEPQHIDAIVPFKKSEHIALLAISKEDTYSKKTATSKNLFTPVNKKSEYLGYVNVTLSRDEYTTFNVTSEEPNYAPITESSEENEYIITTSKESPYTKESKCNNSSETAEFQERFTKIKAIFTELADINLMALSKSEYTNSSTKDYTRLIASFKDSDQTIITASSNLTYTNEAMPFKNKSSKTIPVQPTNPNVTVSAKENEYTIINATSAQSRYSNAKAPSKDSELTTVITSMKTSYTNGTPSSKESKHAVINTVSIQSTCSDIEAISNYSKYRMNSTYEPSYTRVTATSKNEGATYESSSASVRTPPIDDEYTTSKVRRYISMMTSPKKSKQSTFIATSSDPSFTNVTTELKDNKNTTVISTSAKPTFTEVALPKESEHTSRAISKTLYGSVTAISNRRETSSNVTSEKLYANVTALSEEIRYARVNVTLNENSYTNVTIPPKEIKRGLIIAVFEESRYNDTTVPFKESENTTDYRLSEKSSYTNGTESSKTSKHAIINAISIQSAYSNVETITSDSKYKINSTYEPSHTTLKAAPPQGSKYTTLQITSKFPSYTRVTATLKNSEDTTNAIYDSSSAIVRTLPEDCEYTTSKGLRYISMMTSPKKSKQSTFIATSSDLSFTNVTTQLKDIKNTTVIAATEKSKFTKVALPKKSEHAFHSIPEILYGPVTAIFKRRETSSNVTSEKLCANVTASSKEIRYATVNVTLNESSYTDVTAPLKEMKRSSTTTASEESRYNDTTVSLKESKNTTDYTSSEKSRYTNGTESSKTSKHAIINTVSIQSTYSNAEAKSNYSKYRINSTYEPRYTSLKAVPSQEREYTLKVISKLLSYTRVIATSKDSEYTTSATYEPSYSNVRVPSKESGRTHHAPSIVPSDTPMTSSKKGEHSLIIATSKEPRYTNITLPFKESNYTIGNLTSEKSSYTRVTVPSNRSEYRTIIPSDTPVTTSSKNGEHRLIIATSKEPRYTNITLPFKESNYTIGNLTSEKSSYTRVTVPSNRSEYRTIIPSDIPVTRSSKKGEHSLIRDTPVTRSSKKGEHSLIIATSKEPRYTNINLPFKESNYTIGNLTSEKSSYTRVTVPSNRSEYRTIISTPQTLTRVRAPYKGTEYSTFYATSKTPGYTHVTISSEESDNRTVTATLKESSYTNGTVSSNKSERTIINATSVQLAYSNITATSKVSKYTTLKTTYEPSYPDLRSPSHESEYTVINTPSVESNFSVVTAISKDSEYTTSHVTCKEPSYSLVTATSGKEHTSFSGYATFDVISKESSSTDVAPLPFKKIGHEKINAINVISEEPGYNNVTVTSMTSKYSSDPAVWVENESATGTITLTEGEGTTGRALLEEGKSERSTEIEEGDYTSKRKPLENEYHMIKMKSRMPSYTNGTLSPATNTSVTPLHTTSNIFLRKLICYSNVSCKDTAYKNVMSEQLHYATISVTPMEPNYTKRILSRTSKYSDIKVITAENGHLEEKMTSKKPEYLLKNLTEMKETLSTTNASKQESYITQTETLKTPSFSVGYLTLQQSYSFTSINGTENATSRYLHSLEETVRISTFPPVNTLSTELSSISIALEIQNSTVSIVYSETKEMINSGLIAGIVIAIAIVISLMTSFLIFVVKKRNTNEELEIENPVYRQKVDV; from the exons ATGACGAAGTTACAAGTTAATAACAGTGGACTATTACTTTTATTCTCTGGGTTATTATTGCTATCGGTTTCGACAG GTTGGAGTAAAAAACGAGACACTGGATTAAACTTTTCTAATGCGAAAACCGACCCTAGTTTTCGATCTTCATTCGCTGCTGCTTCAGATATTAATGACACTTCCtggttaaaatatgaaatattgtacACCTTCACATCGAAGCCTGCAGATGCCCCTCTAAGTGGGTGGACTTTCGATGAAAAACGTTTCGAAGAAACTACTAGATCGAAAAGATTTCAAATTCCAGTTCATATTCGAACCGTTAAACGACCTGAAATGGATGCTGAAAAATTTATACATCTGGAATCAAAATCTGTAGACCTAAGTAAGGTGTTAAAAGACACTAAAAACGCGACGACAAATGTCTCGTTGATTAAACCAACGAACCTTTCAATAAATCCGAAACTAGAAATTGTTTATACATCACTGATCAAAATAGTGACCGAAACATTGAATAAAATGATAGATGTTCGAACTGATGTTGAAAGTGTGATACCCGTAGATGGTAAAGTTTTGATATCGAACATGTCTTTCCCATGTCATGAAACTGACAAATTCAATAAAATCCTGCTTCAATCACTAATTATTGAAGAAAGTATACCAACGATAAAAACGAATGTAACTATCTCATTGGGACTAAAAACAACCACAGAAACACCATCGAggaagtttgatatttttatgaaaattgatATGACTGAGAAACCTATTAAGGTGTATGTGATATCAAAAGATCTAGAATTAAGAAAACCCTCGCCTTCGAAGTCCTTTCTACTTGGAAATACAAAAGTAAGTCGAAAACCAAAACCTCTCTCTCTAAATCAAGTGTTAACACAACTTGATTCTACTATGAACAGTACTCTACCAATATGTTTAGAATTCGAAGCTACCTTGACGTCAATAAACCCTCTAATAgacaaattaaatttaatgttaagtGATTCGGGGAAACTGCTATTTCAGTCGAAAAAGTTGAATAACAAACGTGGCAATAGAAATGACGATATAACACTATTTCGAGCACAAAATTCTAACTATTTCCCAACAGAGAATATTACTAATAAAACTGACGTAACAGTAAATCAAAAAGTTGCAAAACTTTTAGGAGTTAAAATTCCGCTTAGAATAGTAAAAGTCAAGACTTCTCAAAAGAGAACTTCAAATATATCTGCAGAACCTACAACTGCTACATCATATGAAATGACAAAAGAAACTGTAATGAATACTCCAAGGTTAAAATATCAATATACAACAGAAAACATTTCATTCGACTCATCTTCAAGGCATCAAATGCCAGTAGAAAGCAAGATTGGCGCACAAGATATTTCAACAGAAAAATCTCCAGCAGTGCTCAGTGTCGCAGTACATCCTAAAATTAATTTAAGAGATGTAGTGCTGATGGACACCTCGCCTGTAATGACTCTTTCGGTTGCAAGAGAATCTTTATCCACAAAACTAAGTCCACTATCGACAGATCCTAAAACTACTAAGGACATAGTTTTAAATGAATTTGAAAGTATCATAGACGCAAAAACCATTGATCCTGAATTAACTTTAAACTACTTTATGCCAATCAAAACAGACTTCAATGATACCTCTTTAAAGTTAGCTGAAATTTCTAAGTCCGTCTCAAAGCCTCAACCCAAAATAATCGGTATGTCATCAAACCACCAGTCGACCTCAACAATATTTGTTCAGAAGGAACTCCAAAATACAGAAAATCGTAAAATTTTGCAAAACAATGGATTTAGAACTGCAATAGCGGacaaactaaacaaagaaactggTTTGGAAAAGCAACTGTTAACAAAACTTCTAATTCCAACAAAATTTAAATCTACTATAAATTCTGCAATTTCTGGAAAGAGTCTTGCATTAACAGACTCTCAAACAACCAGTGTAAATGTTATATCCAAAGCTTCAATAAATGATAAAGTGTCATCCAAAATTCCAGCGTATGTTGCaggaaaaatattacaaaacgtaTACACTACTGAAAATGTCGAATCCAAGCAGCCTGTTAACATTAGTGAATTAACGGGAAATAAGCATCTTTCCCAAAGAGTATTGTCTATGAGACCCACTTCTAGAAAAAGAACAGCACAGTGGAGAGAAGGTAAATATATCGCAGTCAGTGTGACAACTAGCAACTCTAGCTATACTAATGTAACATCATCTCGTGATGTGTTTCACTATGCACATTTAAACCCGACATATAAAATAACTAACTATACTACTACAGCAGTGCCATCCAGAAATACTGAGCATAGAACTGCAGCAGTTACATCTCGGTCTATTGCTACGAGAGAAATAACCGAAGATCTTGGTGATAGTCATGTTCTAATGCCATCCAAGAGTAGTCCATATATTGAGGATAAATGGACAACAGAAGAACCTCAACACATTGATGCGATAGTCCCCTTCAAGAAGAGTGAACATATTGCACTTCTTGCAATATCGAAAGAGGATACCTATAGCAAGAAAACGGCAACGTCCAAGAACCTATTCACTCCAGTTAACAAGAAATCTGAATATCTCGGTTATGTTAATGTGACATTATCCAGGGATGAATATACTACATTTAACGTAACGTCTGAAGAGCCTAACTATGCTCCTATCACAGAATCATCGGAggaaaatgaatatataattacaacatcgAAAGAATCTCCTTATACCAAGGAAAGTAAATGTAATAACTCTTCTGAAACTGCAGAATTTCAGGAGAGATTTACTAAAATTAAAGCAATATTCACAGAACTTGCTGATATTAATTTGATGGCGCTATCAAAGAGTGAATATACTAATTCAAGTACTAAAGACTATACTCGTTTGATAGCATCATTCAAGGACAGTGACCAAACTATAATTACTGCATCAAGCAATCTTACATATACTAATGAAGCGATGCCTTTCAAAAATAAATCTAGCAAAACAATACCCGTACAACCTACCAATCCTAATGTGACGGTATCAGCCAAGGAGAACGAGTATACTATAATAAATGCAACATCTGCACAATCTAGATATTCCAATGCAAAGGCACCATCAAAAGATAGTGAACTTACTACAGTTATTACATCAATGAAGACTAGCTATACCAATGGAACACCATCATCAAAGGAAAGTAAGCATGCTGTAATAAATACAGTATCAATACAATCTACCTGCTCTGATATAGAAGCAATATCCAATTATAGTAAATACAGAATGAATTCAACATATGAACCTAGTTATACTCGTGTAACAGCAACATCAAAAAATGAAGGTGCAACATATGAATCTAGTTCTGCTAGTGTAAGAACACCACCCATAGACGATGAATATACGACATCCAAAGTGCGTCGTTATATTTCTATGATGACATCACCCAAGAAAAGTAAGCAAAGTACATTTATTGCAACATCCAGCGATCCTAGTTTTACTAATGTAACAACAGAACTCAAAGATAACAAGAATACTACAGTTATTTCAACATCTGCAAAGCCTACTTTTACTGAAGTAGCATTACCTAAAGAGAGTGAACATACATCTCGTGCAATATCCAAAACACTTTACGGTTCTGTGACAGCCATATCCAACAGGAGAGAAACTTCATCTAATGTAACATCAGAAAAGCTTTATGCTAATGTGACAGCATTATCTGAAGAAATTAGATATGCTAGAGTTAATGTAACATTGAACGAAAATAGTTATACTAATGTTACAATACCACCCAAGGAAATAAAACGTGGCTTAATTATCGCAGTATTCGAAGAATCCAGATATAATGATACAACAGTACCTTTCAAAGAGAGTGAAAATACAACCGATTATAGGTTATCTGAAAAATCTAGCTATACCAATGGAACAGAATCATCCAAAACAAGCAAGCACGCTATAATAAATGCAATATCAATACAATCTGCCTATTCTaatgtagaaacaataacaagtgatagtaaatataaaattaattcaacATATGAACCTAGTCATACCACTCTAAAAGCTGCACCACCACAAGGAAGTAAATATACAACGCTTCAAATTACATCGAAATTCCCTAGTTATACTCGTGTAACAGCAACATTAAAAAATAGTGAAGATACAACAAATGCAATATATGATTCTAGTTCTGCAATTGTAAGAACACTACCCGAAGATTGTGAGTATACGACATCTAAAGGGCTTCGTTATATTTCTATGATGACATCACCCAAGAAAAGTAAGCAAAGTACATTTATTGCAACATCCAGCGATCTTAGTTTTactaatgtaacaacacaacTCAAAGATATAAAGAATACTACTGTTATTGCAGCAACGGAAAAGTCTAAGTTTACTAAAGTAGCATTACCCAAAAAGAGTGAACATGCATTTCATTCAATACCCGAAATACTTTACGGTCCTGTGACCGCCATATTCAAAAGGAGAGAAACTTCATCTAATGTAACATCTGAAAAGCTTTGTGCTAATGTGACAGCATCATCTAAAGAAATTAGATATGCTACAGTTAATGTAACATTGAACGAGAGTAGTTATACTGATGTGACAGCACCACTAAAGGAAATGAAACGTAGTTCAACTACTACAGCGTCCGAAGAATCCAGATATAATGATACAACAGTATCTTTGAAAGAGAGTAAAAATACAACCGATTATACGTCATCGGAAAAATCTCGTTATACCAATGGAACAGAATCATCCAAAACAAGCAAGCATGCTATAATAAATACAGTATCAATACAATCTACCTATTCTAATGCGGAAGCAAAAtcaaattatagtaaatatagaatTAATTCAACATATGAACCTAGATATACTAGTCTAAAAGCTGTACCGTCACAGGAGAGGGAATATACACTTAAAGTAATATCGAAATTGCTTAGTTATACTCGGGTGATAGCAACATCAAAGGATAGTGAATATACTACTAGTGCAACATATGAGCCTAGTTACTCTAATGTAAGAGTACCATCCAAGGAGAGTGGACGTACACATCATGCGCCATCCATAGTGCCTAGTGATACTCCTATGACATCATCCAAAAAAGGTGAGCATAGTTTAATTATTGCAACATCCAAAGAACCCAGATATACTAATATAACCTTGCCTTTCAAAGAGAGTAACTATACAATAGGTAATTTGACATCTGAAAAATCTAGCTATACTCGTGTGACAGTACCATCCAATAGGAGTGAATACAGAACAATTATTCCTAGCGATACTCCTGTGACGACATCATCCAAAAATGGTGAGCATCGTTTAATTATTGCAACATCCAAAGAACCCAGATATACTAATATAACCTTGCCTTTTAAAGAGAGTAACTATACAATAGGTAATTTGACATCTGAAAAATCTAGCTATACTCGTGTGACAGTACCATCCAATAGGAGTGAATACAGAACAATTATTCCTAGTGACATTCCTGTGACGAGATCATCCAAAAAGGGTGAGCATAGTTTAATTAGGGATACTCCTGTGACGAGATCATCCAAAAAGGGTGAGCATAGTTTAATTATTGCAACATCCAAAGAACCCAGATATACTAATATAAACTTGCCTTTCAAAGAGAGTAACTATACAATAGGTAATTTGACATCTGAAAAATCTAGCTATACTCGTGTGACAGTACCATCCAATAGGAGTGAATACAGAACAATTATATCTACACCGCAAACTCTTACTAGGGTAAGAGCACCATATAAGGGAACTGAATATAGTACATTTTATGCAACATCCAAAACACCTGGCTATACACACGTGACAATATCATCCGAGGAGAGTGATAATAGAACAGTTACTGCAACATTGAAAGAGTCTAGCTATACTAATGGAACAGTATCGTCAAACAAAAGTGAGCGTACTATAATAAATGCAACATCAGTACAACTtgcctattctaatataacagcaACATCAAAGGTTAGCAAATATACTACActtaaaacaacatatgaacccAGTTACCCTGATTTAAGATCACCGTCCCATGAGAGTgaatatactgtaataaatacaCCATCCGTCGAATCAAACTTTTCTGTTGTAACGGCAATATCAAAGGACAGTGAATATACTACGTCTCATGTAACATGCAAAGAACCCTCGTATAGTCTTGTGACAGCAACAAGTGGAAAAGAACATACTTCATTTAGTGGATATGCTACATTTGATGTAATATCTAAGGAGAGTAGCTCTACTGATGTCGCACCACTACCATTTAAGAAAATTGGACACGAAAAAATTAATGCGATTAATGTGATATCCGAAGAGCCTGGATATAATAATGTGACAGTAACCTCCATGACGAGTAAATATTCTTCTGACCCAGCTGTCTGGGTTGAGAACGAAAGCGCTACGGGCACTATAACTTTGACGGAGGGCGAAGGTACTACTGGAAGGGCACTTTTAGAAGAAGGCAAAAGTGAACGTTCTACCGAAATCGAAGAGGGCGATTATACTTCCAAAAGAAAACCTCTGGAGAATGAATATcatatgataaaaatgaaatctAGAATGCCTAGCTACACAAATGGAACTTTGTCACCCGCTACAAACACGAGCGTTACTCCACTACATACCACAAGCAATATATTTCtcagaaaattaatttgttatagtAACGTATCGTGTAAAGACACCGCTTATAAAAATGTAATGTCGGAGCAACTTCACTATGCCACGATAAGTGTGACACCTATGGAACCTAACTATACTAAAAGAATATTATCTCGTACTTCCAAGTATTCTGACATAAAAGTGATTACCGCGGAAAATGGACATCTCGAAGAAAAAATGACATCAAAGAAACCTGAATATTTATTGAAGAACCTAACCGAGATGAAAGAAACATTATCTACGACAAACGCGTCTAAGCAGGAGAGCTATATCACTCAAACAGAAACACTCAAAACTCCTAGTTTTTCTGTTGGTTACCTGACCCTTCAACAAAGCTATTCGTTTACGTCTATAAACGGCACTG
- the LOC143248341 gene encoding N-formyl peptide receptor 2-like, whose translation MGKNLCFWATLRNDYSEKKMNAVVTAEVFWVKREKTEEQIFHNYENTSAVFSSHESRALRDIRVFLLWVFVLLGLLGNSMMLSWLWTHRKQQTRIVRLFGNLASADVLVNLCGTLPLLVLEYLRPAWPAGEILCKIFHFLLEFSCCASNYMIVPIPFDRCKAVKRPLAFRTKCVRRHFAYYNFFECMEIFRFYQRKPIPFFLCSPLPILLSCLSCFLFCMPNFLFFFVNRPKLEEEKQP comes from the exons ATGGGTAAAAACCTTTGCTTCTGGGCCACTTTGCGCAATGATTACAGTGAGAAGAAAATGAACGCTGTAGTTACAGCTGAAGTTTTCTGGGTGAAGAGAGAAAAGACAGAAGAGCAAATTTTTCACAATTATGAAAACACTTCTGCTGTTTTCTCTTCTCACGAAAGTAGAGCCTTACGAGACATAAGGGTATTTTTACTTTGGGTTTTTGTTTTGCTAGGTCTTTTAGGAAATAGCATGATGCTTAGTTGGCTTTGGACACATCGAAAGCAACAAACTCGAATTGTTCGACTTTTTGGAAATCTGGCATCGGCTGATGTCTTGGTGAATTTATGCGGAACCCTTCCACTTCTTGTTTTAGAATATCTTAGGCCTGCATGGCCTGCAGGTGAAATCCTTTGCAAGATATTCCACTTTCTTCTGGAATTCAGTTGTTGTGCTAGTAACTACATGATAGTACCCATACCATTTGACAGGTGTAAAGCAGTGAAACGACCTCTGGCATTTCGTACTAAG tgTGTGAGGCGCCATTTTGCGTACTACAACTTTTTCGAGTGTATGGAAATCTTCAGGTTTTATCAAAGGAAACCTATTCCATTCTTCCTGTGTTCGCCACTTCCAATTCTTCTATCATGCCTTTcgtgtttcttgttttgtatgccaaatttcctttttttttttgtcaaccgACCAAAGCTGGAAGAAGAGAAACAGCCATAG